A region of the Roseiflexus sp. RS-1 genome:
GAAGTGCTGCGGCAGGATTATGTGCGCACAGCACGCGCGAAAGGCGTGCGCGAACGGGCAGTGATTACCAGGCACGCGCTGCGCAATGCGTTGATCCCGTTCGTGACCCTGCTCGCGGGGGTGCTGCCAACGCTGGTTGCTGGCGCAGCCATTACCGAATCGGTGTTCAACTGGCCCGGTATGGGGCGGTTGCTGGTCGATGCGCTTGGACGCAGCGACTATACGGTTGCTATGTCGATCCTGTTCATCAGTACCGTTCTGGTGTTGATTGGTTATCTCATTTCCGACATCCTGTACACGGTTGTCGATCCGCGCATCCGGCTCACGTGAGGAGCAGAACGTAACCATGGCCACGACAACATCGGCGCCAGCGGCGCCTGGCGCGCTTGATCGGTTGCAGACGCGCTCTGAAGGACAGTGGGCGGTTGTCTTCCGCCGGTTTCGCCGGCACCGACTGGCAATGGTCAGTCTTGCCGTTTTGATCCTGATCTTTACCGCTTCGATCCTGGCGCCCTGGATCGCTCCTTTCCCGCGTGACGATATCGGCTTGAACCGCACCCGCCTCCCGCCAATGAGCGCTGACCCGGCCACGGGTCAACTCCATATCCTTGGCACCGACCACCTGGGGCGCGATTTCTTCACCCGCGTAATCTATGCAGCACGGGTGTCGCTCATGGTGGCGGTTTCGGTCACGACGCTGGTGGCGATCATTGGTACAACCCTTGGCTTGCTGGCGGGGTTCTTCGGCAGTTGGGTCGATAATACAATCAGCCGTATCATGGAGTTTGTCGCAACGATCCCCGATCTGCCGATCCTGCTGATCCTCAGTGCAATCATGATCCAGAATGCTGACCTGATCGTTCTCCCGTCCTGGATCATCGGTCCGGTCGCCTGGATCATGGCAGTGCCCAACCGCGAGGCGACGCAGGTGGCATTGCTGATCCTGGTGCTCGCGTCGCTCGGTTGGGTCGGTGTGGCGCGTCTGATGCGCGGCATGGTGCTTCAGGTGCGCGAAATGCAGTACATCGAGTCGGCGCGCGCCCTCGGCGGCTCGAATGCGTGGATCCTGCTCAAGCACGTCTTCCCGAATGCCTTCCCGCCGCTGATCGTGGCGTTTACCCTTGGTCTCAATGGCGCGCTGGTGAGCGAAGTGGCAATCAGTTTCCTCGGTTTCGGCGTGCAGGACCCGACGCCGACCTGGGGGAATATGATGGGGTTTGCAACCAGTTATATGTTCAATCATCCGTGGATGCCGCTCATCCCCGGTTTGCCGATCTTTCTCTGTTCGCTGGCGTTCAACTTTATCGGTGATGGATTGCGCGACGCTCTCGATCCGCGCTTGAAACTGTAACAAGAAGTAAGAGAAACGTGACGACTTCATCTGTTCCTGCACCGGCAGCAACTCCGCGCAAAAAAT
Encoded here:
- a CDS encoding ABC transporter permease, whose product is MATTTSAPAAPGALDRLQTRSEGQWAVVFRRFRRHRLAMVSLAVLILIFTASILAPWIAPFPRDDIGLNRTRLPPMSADPATGQLHILGTDHLGRDFFTRVIYAARVSLMVAVSVTTLVAIIGTTLGLLAGFFGSWVDNTISRIMEFVATIPDLPILLILSAIMIQNADLIVLPSWIIGPVAWIMAVPNREATQVALLILVLASLGWVGVARLMRGMVLQVREMQYIESARALGGSNAWILLKHVFPNAFPPLIVAFTLGLNGALVSEVAISFLGFGVQDPTPTWGNMMGFATSYMFNHPWMPLIPGLPIFLCSLAFNFIGDGLRDALDPRLKL